From the Anguilla anguilla isolate fAngAng1 chromosome 8, fAngAng1.pri, whole genome shotgun sequence genome, one window contains:
- the oxnad1 gene encoding oxidoreductase NAD-binding domain-containing protein 1 isoform X2, protein MNTVWYCRGKLGSPCFRDGGLRLAEGRWKLRGAGSVQTTPPAGFVSDPGQQVPGLSNVVIVSVRRMSSIRKTDHLERTANNSRQMAVFPAKVCGIKNESDSVRRLRLSVPHPDFTFKAGQWVDFFIPGQEKVGGFSICSSPALLRGEGVIELAVKYAEHPPAHWIHRSCRLDSEVAVRVGGDFFFDPAPTGPAVDLLLVAGGVGINPLYSILLHALDLQRHHQAAGQGYKPGAVQLCYSAKNTQELLFKRSIVEACQEFPGKFFCDFHLTRQSEAVDPQLQPFISGGRISEQVLREHLERLARAGQRETLCYLCGPPPMIESVSEHLQHLGLPPHRILFEKWW, encoded by the exons ATGAACACGG TCTGGTACTGTCGGGGAAAGCTTGGCTCTCCCTGCTTCCGCGATGGCGGCTTGCGGTTGGCTGAAGGTCGCTGGAAGCTTCGCGGCGCCGGGTCCGTCCAGACTACTCCGCCCGCTGGCTTTGTGTCCGATCCCGGCCAGCAGGTGCCTGGCCTCTCGAACGTCGTCATTGTGTCGGTCAG ACGAATGAGTTCCATAAGAAAAACGGACCACTTGGAGAGAACAGCCAACAACTCCCGACAGATG GCTGTGTTCCCGGCGAAGGTTTGTGGGATCAAGAACGAGTCGGACTCTGTGAGACGActccgtctgtccgtccccCATCCGGATTTCACCTTCAAAGCGGGGCAGTG GGTGGACTTCTTCATCCCCGGCCAGGAGAAGGTGGGCGGGTTCTCCATCTGCTcgagccccgccctgctgcgAGGGGAGGGCGTGATTGAGCTGGCCGTCAAGTACGCCGAGCACCCGCCGGCCCACTGGATCCACCGCTCG tgcaggCTGGATTCAGAGGTGGCCGTCCGAGTGGGCGGGGACTTCTTCTTTGACCCCGCCCCTACGGGCCCGGCGGTGGACCTGCTGCTGGTGGCGGGCGGAGTGGGGATTAACCCCCTGTACTCCATCCTGCTGCATGCGCTGGACCTGCAGCGCCACCACCAGGCAGCAGGCCAGGGCTACAAGCCAGGAGCCGTGCAGCTCTGCTACAGTGCCAAGAACACCCAGGAGCTGCTGTTCAAG AGGTCGATCGTGGAGGCCTGTCAGGAGTTCCCCGGAAAGTTCTTCTGTGACTTCCACCTCACGCGCCAGAGCGAAGCCGTGGACCCGCAGCTGCAGCCCTTCATCAGCG gtGGCAGGATATCTGAGCAGGTTCTAAGGGAGCACCTGGAGAGGCTGGCGCGGGCGGGGCAGCGGGAGACTCTGTGCTACCTGTGCGGGCCGCCGCCCATGATCGAGAGCGTCTCCGAGCACCTGCAGCACCTGGGCCTGCCCCCCCACAGGATCCTGTTTGAGAAGTGGtggtag
- the oxnad1 gene encoding oxidoreductase NAD-binding domain-containing protein 1 isoform X6, which yields MSSIRKTDHLERTANNSRQMAVFPAKVCGIKNESDSVRRLRLSVPHPDFTFKAGQWVDFFIPGQEKVGGFSICSSPALLRGEGVIELAVKYAEHPPAHWIHRSCRLDSEVAVRVGGDFFFDPAPTGPAVDLLLVAGGVGINPLYSILLHALDLQRHHQAAGQGYKPGAVQLCYSAKNTQELLFKRSIVEACQEFPGKFFCDFHLTRQSEAVDPQLQPFISGGRISEQVLREHLERLARAGQRETLCYLCGPPPMIESVSEHLQHLGLPPHRILFEKWW from the exons ATGAGTTCCATAAGAAAAACGGACCACTTGGAGAGAACAGCCAACAACTCCCGACAGATG GCTGTGTTCCCGGCGAAGGTTTGTGGGATCAAGAACGAGTCGGACTCTGTGAGACGActccgtctgtccgtccccCATCCGGATTTCACCTTCAAAGCGGGGCAGTG GGTGGACTTCTTCATCCCCGGCCAGGAGAAGGTGGGCGGGTTCTCCATCTGCTcgagccccgccctgctgcgAGGGGAGGGCGTGATTGAGCTGGCCGTCAAGTACGCCGAGCACCCGCCGGCCCACTGGATCCACCGCTCG tgcaggCTGGATTCAGAGGTGGCCGTCCGAGTGGGCGGGGACTTCTTCTTTGACCCCGCCCCTACGGGCCCGGCGGTGGACCTGCTGCTGGTGGCGGGCGGAGTGGGGATTAACCCCCTGTACTCCATCCTGCTGCATGCGCTGGACCTGCAGCGCCACCACCAGGCAGCAGGCCAGGGCTACAAGCCAGGAGCCGTGCAGCTCTGCTACAGTGCCAAGAACACCCAGGAGCTGCTGTTCAAG AGGTCGATCGTGGAGGCCTGTCAGGAGTTCCCCGGAAAGTTCTTCTGTGACTTCCACCTCACGCGCCAGAGCGAAGCCGTGGACCCGCAGCTGCAGCCCTTCATCAGCG gtGGCAGGATATCTGAGCAGGTTCTAAGGGAGCACCTGGAGAGGCTGGCGCGGGCGGGGCAGCGGGAGACTCTGTGCTACCTGTGCGGGCCGCCGCCCATGATCGAGAGCGTCTCCGAGCACCTGCAGCACCTGGGCCTGCCCCCCCACAGGATCCTGTTTGAGAAGTGGtggtag
- the oxnad1 gene encoding oxidoreductase NAD-binding domain-containing protein 1 isoform X3 has translation MPSVEHQSGSGTVGESLALPASAMAACGWLKVAGSFAAPGPSRLLRPLALCPIPASRRMSSIRKTDHLERTANNSRQMAVFPAKVCGIKNESDSVRRLRLSVPHPDFTFKAGQWVDFFIPGQEKVGGFSICSSPALLRGEGVIELAVKYAEHPPAHWIHRSCRLDSEVAVRVGGDFFFDPAPTGPAVDLLLVAGGVGINPLYSILLHALDLQRHHQAAGQGYKPGAVQLCYSAKNTQELLFKRSIVEACQEFPGKFFCDFHLTRQSEAVDPQLQPFISGGRISEQVLREHLERLARAGQRETLCYLCGPPPMIESVSEHLQHLGLPPHRILFEKWW, from the exons ATGCCATCAGTTGAACACCAGAGTGGG TCTGGTACTGTCGGGGAAAGCTTGGCTCTCCCTGCTTCCGCGATGGCGGCTTGCGGTTGGCTGAAGGTCGCTGGAAGCTTCGCGGCGCCGGGTCCGTCCAGACTACTCCGCCCGCTGGCTTTGTGTCCGATCCCGGCCAGCAG ACGAATGAGTTCCATAAGAAAAACGGACCACTTGGAGAGAACAGCCAACAACTCCCGACAGATG GCTGTGTTCCCGGCGAAGGTTTGTGGGATCAAGAACGAGTCGGACTCTGTGAGACGActccgtctgtccgtccccCATCCGGATTTCACCTTCAAAGCGGGGCAGTG GGTGGACTTCTTCATCCCCGGCCAGGAGAAGGTGGGCGGGTTCTCCATCTGCTcgagccccgccctgctgcgAGGGGAGGGCGTGATTGAGCTGGCCGTCAAGTACGCCGAGCACCCGCCGGCCCACTGGATCCACCGCTCG tgcaggCTGGATTCAGAGGTGGCCGTCCGAGTGGGCGGGGACTTCTTCTTTGACCCCGCCCCTACGGGCCCGGCGGTGGACCTGCTGCTGGTGGCGGGCGGAGTGGGGATTAACCCCCTGTACTCCATCCTGCTGCATGCGCTGGACCTGCAGCGCCACCACCAGGCAGCAGGCCAGGGCTACAAGCCAGGAGCCGTGCAGCTCTGCTACAGTGCCAAGAACACCCAGGAGCTGCTGTTCAAG AGGTCGATCGTGGAGGCCTGTCAGGAGTTCCCCGGAAAGTTCTTCTGTGACTTCCACCTCACGCGCCAGAGCGAAGCCGTGGACCCGCAGCTGCAGCCCTTCATCAGCG gtGGCAGGATATCTGAGCAGGTTCTAAGGGAGCACCTGGAGAGGCTGGCGCGGGCGGGGCAGCGGGAGACTCTGTGCTACCTGTGCGGGCCGCCGCCCATGATCGAGAGCGTCTCCGAGCACCTGCAGCACCTGGGCCTGCCCCCCCACAGGATCCTGTTTGAGAAGTGGtggtag
- the oxnad1 gene encoding oxidoreductase NAD-binding domain-containing protein 1 isoform X4, with product MAACGWLKVAGSFAAPGPSRLLRPLALCPIPASRCLASRTSSLCRRMSSIRKTDHLERTANNSRQMAVFPAKVCGIKNESDSVRRLRLSVPHPDFTFKAGQWVDFFIPGQEKVGGFSICSSPALLRGEGVIELAVKYAEHPPAHWIHRSCRLDSEVAVRVGGDFFFDPAPTGPAVDLLLVAGGVGINPLYSILLHALDLQRHHQAAGQGYKPGAVQLCYSAKNTQELLFKRSIVEACQEFPGKFFCDFHLTRQSEAVDPQLQPFISGGRISEQVLREHLERLARAGQRETLCYLCGPPPMIESVSEHLQHLGLPPHRILFEKWW from the exons ATGGCGGCTTGCGGTTGGCTGAAGGTCGCTGGAAGCTTCGCGGCGCCGGGTCCGTCCAGACTACTCCGCCCGCTGGCTTTGTGTCCGATCCCGGCCAGCAGGTGCCTGGCCTCTCGAACGTCGTCATTGTGTCG ACGAATGAGTTCCATAAGAAAAACGGACCACTTGGAGAGAACAGCCAACAACTCCCGACAGATG GCTGTGTTCCCGGCGAAGGTTTGTGGGATCAAGAACGAGTCGGACTCTGTGAGACGActccgtctgtccgtccccCATCCGGATTTCACCTTCAAAGCGGGGCAGTG GGTGGACTTCTTCATCCCCGGCCAGGAGAAGGTGGGCGGGTTCTCCATCTGCTcgagccccgccctgctgcgAGGGGAGGGCGTGATTGAGCTGGCCGTCAAGTACGCCGAGCACCCGCCGGCCCACTGGATCCACCGCTCG tgcaggCTGGATTCAGAGGTGGCCGTCCGAGTGGGCGGGGACTTCTTCTTTGACCCCGCCCCTACGGGCCCGGCGGTGGACCTGCTGCTGGTGGCGGGCGGAGTGGGGATTAACCCCCTGTACTCCATCCTGCTGCATGCGCTGGACCTGCAGCGCCACCACCAGGCAGCAGGCCAGGGCTACAAGCCAGGAGCCGTGCAGCTCTGCTACAGTGCCAAGAACACCCAGGAGCTGCTGTTCAAG AGGTCGATCGTGGAGGCCTGTCAGGAGTTCCCCGGAAAGTTCTTCTGTGACTTCCACCTCACGCGCCAGAGCGAAGCCGTGGACCCGCAGCTGCAGCCCTTCATCAGCG gtGGCAGGATATCTGAGCAGGTTCTAAGGGAGCACCTGGAGAGGCTGGCGCGGGCGGGGCAGCGGGAGACTCTGTGCTACCTGTGCGGGCCGCCGCCCATGATCGAGAGCGTCTCCGAGCACCTGCAGCACCTGGGCCTGCCCCCCCACAGGATCCTGTTTGAGAAGTGGtggtag
- the oxnad1 gene encoding oxidoreductase NAD-binding domain-containing protein 1 isoform X1 produces MPSVEHQSGSGTVGESLALPASAMAACGWLKVAGSFAAPGPSRLLRPLALCPIPASRCLASRTSSLCRRMSSIRKTDHLERTANNSRQMAVFPAKVCGIKNESDSVRRLRLSVPHPDFTFKAGQWVDFFIPGQEKVGGFSICSSPALLRGEGVIELAVKYAEHPPAHWIHRSCRLDSEVAVRVGGDFFFDPAPTGPAVDLLLVAGGVGINPLYSILLHALDLQRHHQAAGQGYKPGAVQLCYSAKNTQELLFKRSIVEACQEFPGKFFCDFHLTRQSEAVDPQLQPFISGGRISEQVLREHLERLARAGQRETLCYLCGPPPMIESVSEHLQHLGLPPHRILFEKWW; encoded by the exons ATGCCATCAGTTGAACACCAGAGTGGG TCTGGTACTGTCGGGGAAAGCTTGGCTCTCCCTGCTTCCGCGATGGCGGCTTGCGGTTGGCTGAAGGTCGCTGGAAGCTTCGCGGCGCCGGGTCCGTCCAGACTACTCCGCCCGCTGGCTTTGTGTCCGATCCCGGCCAGCAGGTGCCTGGCCTCTCGAACGTCGTCATTGTGTCG ACGAATGAGTTCCATAAGAAAAACGGACCACTTGGAGAGAACAGCCAACAACTCCCGACAGATG GCTGTGTTCCCGGCGAAGGTTTGTGGGATCAAGAACGAGTCGGACTCTGTGAGACGActccgtctgtccgtccccCATCCGGATTTCACCTTCAAAGCGGGGCAGTG GGTGGACTTCTTCATCCCCGGCCAGGAGAAGGTGGGCGGGTTCTCCATCTGCTcgagccccgccctgctgcgAGGGGAGGGCGTGATTGAGCTGGCCGTCAAGTACGCCGAGCACCCGCCGGCCCACTGGATCCACCGCTCG tgcaggCTGGATTCAGAGGTGGCCGTCCGAGTGGGCGGGGACTTCTTCTTTGACCCCGCCCCTACGGGCCCGGCGGTGGACCTGCTGCTGGTGGCGGGCGGAGTGGGGATTAACCCCCTGTACTCCATCCTGCTGCATGCGCTGGACCTGCAGCGCCACCACCAGGCAGCAGGCCAGGGCTACAAGCCAGGAGCCGTGCAGCTCTGCTACAGTGCCAAGAACACCCAGGAGCTGCTGTTCAAG AGGTCGATCGTGGAGGCCTGTCAGGAGTTCCCCGGAAAGTTCTTCTGTGACTTCCACCTCACGCGCCAGAGCGAAGCCGTGGACCCGCAGCTGCAGCCCTTCATCAGCG gtGGCAGGATATCTGAGCAGGTTCTAAGGGAGCACCTGGAGAGGCTGGCGCGGGCGGGGCAGCGGGAGACTCTGTGCTACCTGTGCGGGCCGCCGCCCATGATCGAGAGCGTCTCCGAGCACCTGCAGCACCTGGGCCTGCCCCCCCACAGGATCCTGTTTGAGAAGTGGtggtag
- the oxnad1 gene encoding oxidoreductase NAD-binding domain-containing protein 1 isoform X5, which yields MKNICVFRRMSSIRKTDHLERTANNSRQMAVFPAKVCGIKNESDSVRRLRLSVPHPDFTFKAGQWVDFFIPGQEKVGGFSICSSPALLRGEGVIELAVKYAEHPPAHWIHRSCRLDSEVAVRVGGDFFFDPAPTGPAVDLLLVAGGVGINPLYSILLHALDLQRHHQAAGQGYKPGAVQLCYSAKNTQELLFKRSIVEACQEFPGKFFCDFHLTRQSEAVDPQLQPFISGGRISEQVLREHLERLARAGQRETLCYLCGPPPMIESVSEHLQHLGLPPHRILFEKWW from the exons ATGAagaatatttgtgtttttcg ACGAATGAGTTCCATAAGAAAAACGGACCACTTGGAGAGAACAGCCAACAACTCCCGACAGATG GCTGTGTTCCCGGCGAAGGTTTGTGGGATCAAGAACGAGTCGGACTCTGTGAGACGActccgtctgtccgtccccCATCCGGATTTCACCTTCAAAGCGGGGCAGTG GGTGGACTTCTTCATCCCCGGCCAGGAGAAGGTGGGCGGGTTCTCCATCTGCTcgagccccgccctgctgcgAGGGGAGGGCGTGATTGAGCTGGCCGTCAAGTACGCCGAGCACCCGCCGGCCCACTGGATCCACCGCTCG tgcaggCTGGATTCAGAGGTGGCCGTCCGAGTGGGCGGGGACTTCTTCTTTGACCCCGCCCCTACGGGCCCGGCGGTGGACCTGCTGCTGGTGGCGGGCGGAGTGGGGATTAACCCCCTGTACTCCATCCTGCTGCATGCGCTGGACCTGCAGCGCCACCACCAGGCAGCAGGCCAGGGCTACAAGCCAGGAGCCGTGCAGCTCTGCTACAGTGCCAAGAACACCCAGGAGCTGCTGTTCAAG AGGTCGATCGTGGAGGCCTGTCAGGAGTTCCCCGGAAAGTTCTTCTGTGACTTCCACCTCACGCGCCAGAGCGAAGCCGTGGACCCGCAGCTGCAGCCCTTCATCAGCG gtGGCAGGATATCTGAGCAGGTTCTAAGGGAGCACCTGGAGAGGCTGGCGCGGGCGGGGCAGCGGGAGACTCTGTGCTACCTGTGCGGGCCGCCGCCCATGATCGAGAGCGTCTCCGAGCACCTGCAGCACCTGGGCCTGCCCCCCCACAGGATCCTGTTTGAGAAGTGGtggtag